gttcataaccacattacacatttgatcaaagtttaggGTATTCTATTTGTAGAACTTTCCCTCGATTGTAAGAAGTTAAGACATGTCAAATTCTGAGTATCCTACTTGCAAGATAAGCAGGACGAAATCAAAGAAATACAAGGCAATGCAAACAACTTGGAGGGATCTCAGTATATCTAGTGAGGAGGAGAGAAAGAAGGGGTAAACCGGTGTTGAATGGCCAGAACCAAGGCTACGGAAGAAATGgggataattgccaaaaaaaaagagtcctcgatttattggaattgtgttagtcctaaattttttttttttttttgccaattcagttttaaatcttttgtatttataacAATTCATTTCTTCtcgccaattttgatcggaaatcgctgacgtgacgCGACCAACGCTGATgtggaaatttttaataatattttcaaattgttattattatttttattattttcttttctttctttcttttttttttccatctcttcttcctgcGACGGGTTGCCaactatgaagcaccgacacgcgGAGAGAGTTGCCaagtcggtgtcggacacggacACACGTCTGACAAGCTCGGACACCTGTCCGACACACGGTCAAAGCGTGTCGAAGGTCCGACACTTGGTCAACGCGAGCGACACGCCGTAGACACGCGAGTCGGCGAGGAAGGAGGGCAGGGATGGCGGAGATCTGGAGGGCAAAGGTCGGGGGAGAAGGGAGGAGTTGTCTGCGTCTTGGGCtaagagagagatgaaggagAGAGCCAACGACTCCTGGAGAGCGCCCGAGCAAAGAATGGGGTTCGGGTGCGCCAGAGTAGAGAGCGAAGACTGCCGGAGTATAGAGCGAGAGAGCCTCGAAAGAGAGATGAGGTAGCCATGGCGGTCGTCGGTTCCTTCGCGAGACAAAGAGGAGGGACTTAGGGAGGGACAGGGAGGTGAGGcagagattttaaaaaaaagtagaaaaagtaaagagagaggggAGGTTGATAAGATGCAAgatagagaggagagagagcatgtTCTGTGACTTCTGTCTAGTCTGATGTGCACTGGCTAGCGcagagctaatttttttttaattaataggagagagaaaaaaaaatattttgggaaaTCTGTTTTGAGCTCGCTCGatgccaaacatttttttaaaaaagtaaactgGCGTTCgatatattttttccttgtcaAATGTCTAGACTCTGGATCAAATTACGGACGTACCCATGATAGAAAATTTGTTCTCCatatttgtaaaaaattatagaaataataattatatatttaatatataacggtactgtaaattttgtatttttaaatgACGGCGTATTGTCGTGTTTCTGTGCTACTACTTAGGTTGCCGATCGTCAATTGGCCAGAGCTGCGGGCCAGCCAGTCAGCGTCGCGAGGGGCGGTGAGGTCTGGCCTTGCCTAGCCACTGGCGAAGCTGACCTCGCCGAACGATGCGAGGTTGGACTCCCTAAGGGCAGCGAGGTTGGGTCTTGCCATCACCTGGGCGGGATCGCCTAGCTCCTGGCAAGGTCTACCTAGCTGTCGTTGGGCAAGGTTAAAAAAGACATGGGAGACTTGCTTGATATAGCACCGATTAAAATAGACAGGGGAGAAGTTATTATTTGTGGTATCATACCAAAGTGTAATACCAGACTTTGGATATTACCAACGTCAAAAACGATTTGGCTGTAATCCAATCTCAAGAGTACCTGGCAACATAGATGGCCAGTTAAGCTTCAGAAACAGAGATTGTCAACAATATTTACCAAGAACAGAACGTGCATAGAAGGCGGTCTATGCTATAAGTGCTTATGTTCTCAGCACCACAATATCAGATACAAAAGAACAGACACGAACACAGCTCAGGTAGGAAAAGAAATAGGTCCTGAATACGAACACGGCTCAGGTCGGAAAAGAAATAGGTCGCACGATCATGCGGCGTCAAGCCAGCGCTTTAGTACTTTGAGCATTACTATGGTTGGCCCGATGTACCATATTCCGTCATATGCATTGAACAGCTTCAGTTGATCTAGAGATAGCCCTTTTCTTTGCAGCATTGGATGGCTCCGTCGAACATGTCCTCGATCCCATACTTAAACTCGAAGCCAGTGTCCAACAGCTTCCTAGACGAAAGGCCGGCAAATCTGGGGCCTTTCAGTTCCTTCAAGGACCTacaaagatttgaaaaactttGCTCTCAGCCCAAGAACGGCAACAGCAGATCTGTTAGACCATGAAGTGGGATATATAACAGGACTAACTCGGGAGAGGGCATCTGACACTCCGGGTATCTTTCAGAGAGAAACTTGGACATCTCTTCGATGGTCATCCTGGCTGAGGAACATATGTACCGCCCCTTGAAGTCGGGATGCTCGAAGAGGAAGATGTGTGCTCTCACTACATCGTCCACATGAACGAAAGATATATCAAGAAGAATAGGGTACTCGTTCTCATTGCCTGATAATTTCGAATTCCCAGTCAAATTGAGATGTTAGATTGTTTGTACCGTCGAAATGAAGATAAAACATATGAATGAACAGATTATAGTCTTGTCTCCCTTTGACATATACTTGACTTTGAGCAGAGAAACGTTGTCAAATTATGGAACTTGTGTGTCATTTTGGAGACCAAAACAATCAAATTGGTGATGAATTTAACTATAGTATAGAAGGTGTATCACAAGAGGGTATTGTAAGATCTATAGATTATTGAATTAAAACTTTATGAACCAGTATTTATGCGAGTCTCTATGTGGATCTCACTTGATCGACTGTCCAGATAGACTTGGCTTACATGGTTTATATGAATCATGTGATATTTTTACTCAGGTATCACATACCTAATACCAAAGCCAGCGAAGTCCGAACGGATCCGGGGAACTTGGGGCAAATGAAGGGCCCGAGAACAAACGGGGGAACCACCGTCACCACTTCCAGTCCATGCCTCTCTCCGAACTCGAGAACCGCCTTCTCAGTCAATGTCTTCGAGATCGCGTACGAAGCTCCGAACCTCGTCATTTCTCGGAGGGACTTGACATCGCTCCAAGAGTCCTCATCCAGTATTTCAGCCCTAGAGTTGTAGAGCTGAACTGCGGATGCACTCGAAGTGTACACGACCCGCTTCACCGTCTTGGAGTTCAGGCAGGCCCTCAGGATGCCTAACGCTCCGTCGATGGATCTTTTGGTGACGACTGGCTCTGGCTCTCTGTCCTCGAAGTCCACCGGGGTGGCGACGTGGAAGACCCCGACACAGTCTTGGATGGCTGGGTCGAAACTCTCTGGGTCGCTGAGGTCGGCGGTGAGGATTCGGAGCCTTTCTGATGCTCCTGGTAGGTTTTTCAGGAAACTGATGTCTCTTCTGCCATCTGATAGGAACAAATAGGTCAATCGCGTCGCGAATAAAGGCTCGAACTTTTAAGGGGAAATCGATGCGTGAGGCTGATCGGAGAAAGCAGTCCAGAATAGATTAACTAACATGACTCATCCAGGAATTACTCTGAATTACACTATTAAACTTGGCAACACGAACTGCAAGAAAAGCCGATTCAATTGCCATTAAGTCAACCCATCTTTAGTTCATCTTTATGCTTTCTCATGCTTGGAAAGGCAGCAAAAAGGGGTTGCTTTTCTTATAGTTCCATGTCTAAATTTATAGTTCCGATCGAAATCGATACTCCAACGCCCAAATCGGACATACCATACAAAGATTTCTACATTTTCTGCATCTATTTTCCCACATACACAGACCATTTGAAACACATAAGCAGTCCAATCTGTGCAGCAAATCTTCGATCAAGAAAGCTAACCTTAGTATTGCCAACAAAAATGGAGGCACAACATGTGCACTACAAAACATCAATTTAAGACCTTACACTTGATAAGAACTCATGGCAAGAATGGATCTCCATGTAAGAGAGACATACCCGGGTCGGGTCTGACGGTGGTCCGGACCGAGTAGCCGTGTTCGAGGAGCCGCATGATGAGCCATGAAGCTATGAAGCCGGTACCACCTGTCACACACACCGTGCCTTTGTTGCCCTCCATAACTTGGAGAAGTAAGGAGCTTCAAGCTTCAGAAAGcagcaaattcttttgagtgGCCTTGATGTTTTTGGCCGGCAGAGCGTGTGCGCTTCTCACTTAAAACGGACGCAACGCCACGCACTTCACTTTCGTTTTATCTTTCGAGAGGGGGAAAAAGAGTCGTGACCAATGCATCTTGCCAGTAGAAAGTtcccttccatttttttttttttggtcaaaagttaTGTTTCAATTTAAATCATAACTACTCGATCTACTTTCATCCACCCGATCACAGTCCTATGCCAATGTGTCAAAAGACAAGAGTCTCTCAACATGAGAATACGAATGCCTAAGATACAAGTTGGCCCGAGATTCGCTCACGAAATAACTTTAATTTATGACTTCGTTTAAGACAAGATGACCCATCTAGAACTAGGCTACCACACTATGTTGTGCAACTAGACTACCACACTATGTTGTGCAACCACCATACTTCATTTTtgttggatatatatatattgttggtTCGTATTCTAAAAATACTGGGATCGTTTTTCTCTATAGGATTCCTTTTTGGGATTGATTCATCCTTTCCGAACGCAGGGTCGGGATCTTAACAAGTACACAAAAagatcttaatattttttttttcttctgaaaatCTATTTATCGATCGACGATAAAAAGAATAATCACCCGATATAGTAAAATGCTTTAACGATATAGAATCGTGTATACGGAAGATGTCTTGGCATTATATTATACCGGCAATGCCATTCATTTGTGGAATATGTTTACACTACTAAGCGATAAAACTATTCATGTCAAAGACGAGAACATCCTAATGAACTTGTTACCAAGACAATATGGCCTACTCTCTTTATCTCTATATAATCTACAACCATAGAAATTTTCGATTTAAATCAGAGAATCAACCAAGTCCATGGTATTAATCGTCAATTCACGGTGGTAAGATTATTCGTGATTTGGTaaagagatttctactttgctagcataacatttttttttttttttgtaacagaGAGAACAAGAGCATATTGTGGACTATAAGTAGTAAACTCCATAAATTCTTaatcatttattatttatttattttaatgatTCTTAATATGctattgtttcaaaaatagataataaatTCCTCCTGTCATTGTTGCGTCCCCGAGTCGTGCCTTTCGATGTGAGTGGAGGTTTCCACGTTTGTCTGGCATGGTCCTTGCTGGTGGGGTTGGTGCTCAGTATCAATCCGACGGAGAGGGTGCAATCCCTCCGTTTCAACTTCTTTGACCTTTCTACTTGGACTTTGGCTGCTTTTCCTTTATCTCTCTCGTTCTTTCTAGACTCAAGTCGAATGAGTTGGCCGAGTCGGATTTGAATCGGATTGAAAATGATCCTATCCAAATTGATTCCTTCAACATattttgatctattttcatgtaatacaaatctagtTACATGTTGCCGATCCGattcatattgctaaaacattttcacgtttaaCCGGATCTATGAAAATCCATATCTAAACCGAGGTGAGAACGTGGAGTGAGCGAGCGTGACATCGAGTGAAGATaagagagagtgaagaaagAGTCACGGAGGTGGGTAGTGGGTCTAAGTAAATTGTGAATCCGTTTAACGCCTATATTATCACTAAAGCCATATAATAACTCAACCTGTCAAATAGGTTAAGAAATAAGTATATGACCCGTTTTGACGGATCTACTTCTTTCATCCTCTCTTTTCATCCACAATCGCCATTTGATTTGCAGgcaaagtaccaaaaaaatcataaacctattacattggtattaattcggtcataaacatttcaattggatcaatttaatcataaacctttttgtattggtactaattcagtccatccggccaatttaagCCGAAAACCGCTGACATGAGCATCggctatcctatgtggcaccgcTGGCaatgaattgaatttttaaaaaaaaattaaataatttttttgaattattattttctactttttccttaattttttccCCCTGTTTATGGCCCTTGCTTAGGTGAGGTCACCCTTGTCGGACACAAGCGGGGTCGGCCTCGCCAAGCCGAGGGGGAGTGCCGGCAAGGTCCGGCGAGGTTAGCCTTGCCCGGGCGAGGCCAGCCCTCGACCGGTCGACCAGCCACAAGAAggataaaatgatttttggcGTGGGAAAAAGTAAGTAAGAGAAGAtttcaaggaagaaaaaaacGGGGGAAAGGCGAGACGGAGGGAAGGAGAAAGGGAAGGGGGAGTGCTGGAGCCAACCAGGATTGACTTTTGCCGTGGGAGAAAAAAGTGagggaaaataggaaaaaaaaattcaaaaaattatttaaaatttaagaaaaaaaatttacgtcGGCGCCCgcgatgccacgtaggatggccggcatTCATGTCTGTGGCTTCATTCCCGAATTGGTCGTATAGACTGAGCTGATATCATGATTAAATTCgttcaattgaaatatttagtaccgaattgatacaaatacaatagatttatagtttttttttttttgatttgcGCGCTACTTTGCTTCTTTGAAGCCGTAGGTGACTCTTCACTGAACCAACAGCAGTGTCCCGTGGTGCCTCTTGGTGCATTAAGGCTGCCTTTGGTTATGCATTTGGGGAGGGCCGTCGAGCAAATGCAAAGGACTTTGGCTTAAAGGGTTTTCGCGATAATCAAATACTATTTGATAATCTGTAATTAGAAAGTGCCTTGAAAAGCAATTTTGAGAGAAAATGGTCCGGTTGAAGCACATTTGAAAAGTCAGTTGTTTCgactaaattaaatttttatttaaattttgaaaatacatttACCACAAGAAACtacctaaacaaaaaaaaaagaggaaaaatcgCATATATTTTTAGGTAAGCAATAGTGCAAGCTTCAATCAATTATTGAAACGAGTGAGACTCGTGAATGGAATGATTCCTCTTCAAGCAATTATAGGAAATTGCCACGTCAGTTAGCAAGTGATATTTGCTCCATCATCatgaaaacacaaaaataaacaTTCGAAGATCCATTTAGCATTAAAAGGACGTCTGCGAagtcctagaaaaaaaaaatattaccgGTGAGCCAAAAGTGATCACCAAATGCTTATACAACCATCAAGGATTCTTATGTCAAATTGATAAATGGAAGAAAAGACTAATCCCATTAATTTATAGAAGAGACAATGCTTCCTTGACAACATCGTTAGTAacgatacaatctcaatcgtagatccacacaccgtcaccgcgtgttttgcacaaaacactcattgattgaaaaatcatatggtcagaaataaccgacgatCTTGTCAAACTATCAGGCTAGCAGCTTCCTTTCTagaaattttgacaaaatgtTCATGTAATCGTATGAGGCGAGATTTCCTAAAAATACAATGCGCAATTTGGGTAGGCATGATCCAAAAATTTACGCAGAACAGTCTCTCGAATTTCCACAACCCTCCTTCAGATTTCAAAGCAAATGGAGCTCACAGAAAAATTGATGCTAAGGAGTTTCTAAATTTACCAATAAGTTgcggaaaaaattgaaaaccatAGCAGCATATCATCAGACGACTATTCGAGGTTCAGAAAACACGAAAAGCAAAATTTCTGATTATCACCAAACGAACTGACTTCACCCCGCAGATCTGCAAGCATTGCCAACACCAAGAAAGGGTTTTTTCTGTAAAGCTTGAAGCTCTCAGATCAAGCACAAACCGCGAAGTCGAAAGAGGAAATATAAGTACCCGCAAACCGGGAACTCGCACGAGCTTGACGATCTCAGAGCAAGCACCAACCGGGAAGTCGCCAAGCTGAGCTGCATTCGTGAGGCGAGGGAAGAGAGGCAAGCAAGGTGCGATCATGAGGCGGACGAAGAGATGCGAGCGGTGTCGCCAGTCGAGGCGAGCAAAGAGAGGCAACAGGTCCGGcgaagagaggaagagaggagagaagagaggCAACAAAGGTGTCCCATTTTCAAAAGGGCAAATTTGGAAATATGATTAGTGAGTGAGAGTAAGATTGGAAAATCATTAGTTAAGGTCTCAGGTTTTTGAAAATGTAATGGCATCTTCCTAAAACTCTCCGAAAGAATTTGTGAAACACGACTTGCATTTGCTCAAAGACAGCCGCCACATAGCATATGTTTCTGCTGTAATATTTGGGCCCATAAAATGAACAATAAGAAAGAGACAAAGCCCAAATAATTCTTCAAGGCCTTAACCCCTTAGGAGAAACAAATTAAACTCTTGGAAAAATCCAAAGTaccatcattttttcaaataaaagtttaaaatagaCTTTATTTCAAGTAACGGCCTGAAGGGCCCTTTGTAGTTAGAAGAATAGTTTAAagttgatattgtttcaaataaaaacttcaaGTAGCCATATGAATCTCAAAGAAGGGCTTCCTCACCCCTCCGACATGTGGGCCTCGCCGAGGCACTAGCGACTTTGCCATCTATCGCCGATGTCCCACCGATGATGGGGGCAACCCTCTCGCTtgtgcttccttttttttaacttttactttttattaaaaaaaaattaacttaatttaactaaaaattagagCAAAATGATGTTTTGATAAAATACCCTTGACCGGCTTGAAAATTTAGCTAGTCGGCAAGgtgagacccttatttgaggcGATTTgatcacttcaagcccttaattcattttaggcctttatttataaaaatatatacactttgagcccttatttagaatttttcctaaaactCCTCAATTCGACAGGGAAGGCGTGAAAGAGTATAAACAAacagaaagaggagagagtCGATGAAGCCAAGgaatagaagaagaagggggGCTTTTTACGTGCCCGCACAGGAGGCCACGACAAGtcaaatcactttttttttgtggcccttAGTTTTGAAGCTTTCTAGACTGCATAGCTTCCGATTTGAGCTTTTGGATAGTTGTGACTTGTGAGTGGTGCTTTATCTCTTTTGAAATTGAGAAACTTACACTATTGATACGAATTGATCGAGGATTAAGTGCCACATGATCACACGAGTCCTGTGAGAGCCACCTCTAGAATCGTGTCTTGTTAATATGTACTTCTCAAGGACTAAGTGTTACATGTTTTTAATTAAGTCTCGTGAGAGCTACTTCTAGAACTTTGAATTGTGATAACTATGATGAGTGAAAGATGAATTATAATGTGAGTATGTTGCATCATATATGTTAGCTATGTGTGCATTCTACACATTGTGTCATTGTATTTCGTTATGAAATGACAAATGCTTTGTTTGTAAAACGATTTATGATACGGATTCTGGATTGATTTTGTGGATTATTGGAAGATGATAATTTGATACTCATTATCAATGTGAACTAggtaaaacttgtcataaagtGTAatgaaatcttaaaacttttaaaaagtacaatcaaatcttaaaacttatcaaattagtgaaatcgagtccttccgttgattacacattttgaaagttttagaactcgattgcactttggagataaattttaagacttttagtgcacttatcccaaaattgaaaggaaaaaattctctccgtttttctctttcctctacCCAAATATAGTTGCTCACCTATGGCCCATGCATCCTCCATCAACGGTTGATTTGGCGTCAAGAAACCTGAATATTTTGTCCGCCTATGTTCAACATgtgttgatctctctctctctctctccatgcctGTGTGAGCCAAGTATTTCGGGGAAATGAAACTAATATCGCCAAAACTTTGGTCCGGTGCAATGTCTATCTCTACACTCTTAATCCGTTCGGTGTGGTTCAAGAACTATCCCTAGAGGTTCTATGTAGTCCCTACATTCCCAATTCTTATAATTTAGTCCATTGACTTCCCACAAAGTCAAATCATCCATTCATTACTATTCAGAAACTTTCATAATTACAATACTGCACGCACTTTAAAATaccttttcatttcaattcttttttttttccagtaaaacaattaaaaaaatatgataatgTGATGTTACTTTATTGCCTTTTTGGTCTTATATATACTACGATAACTCCATTTAAATAAACTTTAACTATGACCTATGTAATTGTAAGATTAAAATCTCATTTAGACTTGTATCATATTGATGCTCGTGGATTCAACATGTAAGTGCTTTCATAATGATATCTGGAAGCTATGCTGGTTTATTTATGGATGTTTGTATTCATATTAATGTAGGAACAAGATTTAGATTATTGAAAATTCTGTCAAcctaattaaaaagaaaaggaattatCTTCTAGAATGTAAATGGAGGGAATAATTGTGAACTCCATCAGTTGTGAAATTACAaacacaatcagaaatttactATCTTCCAGAGGAAAATACCAAACATATTCTAAAAGAACCacggcaaaaaaaacaaaaaaaagttggaacgTATCACGAGATAAAATCTAGTGTGGTTTGTGCAATTTCCTCTGTTTTAATCATGTGTTGTTGTAGGAGAGATGCAACTGGTGGAGAGGAATGAGAGGGAGACCTTCTAGATTGAAGACCGACggaacgaatgagcctcccctaaGAAACTCCACCATTTGAAAAGTGCCAATTGAAACAGCTATCCCTCCGGACCTTCCTgggagaaaaatctcaaaacccATTGACTTTAATCTTCGATAATCATCTCTTCATGTCAATTCTGGAATGTTTGATTTGATCCTCTGGCAAAAGAGAAGACAGCATTCCCTGGTTTTCTGTTTTTTCAAACTTGAGAAGTGGAAatcccatttctctctctctctctctctctctctcgtgaagCTGGccctgtctctctctttctcttccaaAATCCCCACCTAAAACCTCCCGAGCTCGATCAAAAAAGAACccatttgtttttctctttttttgggttttccctGTTCACCATTTTCACTGTTTGTTCTTCTTGGCCGTGTTTGACCCGTTTGAGCTCATAGGCAGAGAGGAAAGAAGGGATTTTTACTTTTGGGTTTCCCTCGAATCTTGATTTTGTTGTTTCCCAATTCAGTACGGGAGCAGTAGTATGTACAGATCCGGTGCTGTGATGGCTTGGAACGTGTTCAAATTCTGCACGGCGCTTCGCGGTCTCGGCTCGATCATGATCTTGCTCGTCTTGGGGGTTGTCGGCGTCACCTACTATGCCGTCGTGTTGACCAATTACGGCCCGAGCTTGTATGAGGGCGGGGTCGACTCCCTCGTCGCTCTTGGTGTCTTGATCTTGTTCCACTGTCTGGTTAGTTAGCTAGCTCCTTACTATGTTCACTCAGCTAAATTCTATGTGAAATTAGCAAAAGTTTGGAGTTTGTTTCTgttatttcatgtttttttttttcttcatttttttgttgttctgTTTTGGTTGATGGGGTAGAAATGGGATTTCTTTGGGTTTTGGTTGATCGGCTGCTGATTGTGATGCTTGTGAGGACGCTGGAATTAGTAGGTGTCTCCATGTTGTGACTTCTTAAGTTTCTACACTTAGCAGACTCTACCTGTGAAGTCAATTTCTGATACCTGTCTTTCATGCTGTGGGAAATAACGTGTCATGAGAGTGTGTTTGCTCATTTGGTTTCAACCCAGTTATTAACAGTTGGGGATATGGCCAATGCCTGTTAGGAATTCTAACATCTACTTTTTAAAAACCATTTGGCTTGTCTTTGGATATTATAGGCGTGCTCGGCTTGGGAAGCATGGTTTCCTACAATAGTCAGATA
This sequence is a window from Rhodamnia argentea isolate NSW1041297 chromosome 3, ASM2092103v1, whole genome shotgun sequence. Protein-coding genes within it:
- the LOC115756373 gene encoding vestitone reductase-like, with the protein product MEGNKGTVCVTGGTGFIASWLIMRLLEHGYSVRTTVRPDPDGRRDISFLKNLPGASERLRILTADLSDPESFDPAIQDCVGVFHVATPVDFEDREPEPVVTKRSIDGALGILRACLNSKTVKRVVYTSSASAVQLYNSRAEILDEDSWSDVKSLREMTRFGASYAISKTLTEKAVLEFGERHGLEVVTVVPPFVLGPFICPKFPGSVRTSLALVLGNENEYPILLDISFVHVDDVVRAHIFLFEHPDFKGRYICSSARMTIEEMSKFLSERYPECQMPSPESLKELKGPRFAGLSSRKLLDTGFEFKYGIEDMFDGAIQCCKEKGYL